One genomic segment of Clavelina lepadiformis chromosome 3, kaClaLepa1.1, whole genome shotgun sequence includes these proteins:
- the LOC143448495 gene encoding UDP-glucose 4-epimerase-like — MEKQMNGLKHRAILVTGGAGFIGSHTVVELLEENRAVVVVDNLSNAASLKGSLPPAIVRIKEIVTTEQSEKLYFREGNYGNTDILNGIFQEFEIEAVIHFAGFKAVGESKRLPLMYYRNNVAGTLYLVKAMEENGVKNMIFSSSATVYAEAPQEKLPLVEDSPVGNCTCPYASTKLFIETILKDVVQADPAWKVLSLRYFNPVGAHHSGKLGEDPKGIPNNLMPYIAQVAVGRRKHLNVYGTDFSTVDGTGVRDYVHVVDVAKGHTAALSALSSFKSGFRAYNLGSGKGTSVLEMVSAFEKASGVQIPIVEANRRPGDTAIFYCDPQRALKELGWKTERSVHDMCEDLWRFQKKNPNGYVSDCKEN; from the exons ATGGAGAAACAGATGAACGGTTTAAAACATAGGGCTATCTTAGTGACTGGTGGTGCCGGGTTTATTGGAAGTCACACGGTTGTCGAACTTCTGGAGGAAAACCGAGCTGTGGTTGTTGTTGATAACCTGTCAAATGCTGCATCACTTAAAGGGAGCCTTCCTCCAGCTATTGTTCGAATTAAAGAAATTGTTACCACGGAGCAGAGCGAAAAACTCTATTTTAGAGAAGGCAACTATGGGAACACAGATATTCTGAATGGGATATTTCAAGAGTTTGAAATCGAAGCTGTGATTCACTTTGCGGGATTTAAGGCAGTTGGCGAATCGAAGAGGCTGCCGCTAATGTATTACAGAAATAATGTTGCCGGCACTTTATATTTGGTGAAAGCCATGGAGGAAAATGGTGTCAAGAATATGATATTCAGCAGTTCGGCTACAGTTTACGCCGAAGCACCTCAAGAAAAATTGCCCCTGGTTGAAGACAGCCCTGTTGGTAACTGCACATGCCCCTATGCAAGCACTAAGCTGTTTATTGAAACGATTTTAAAGGATGTAGTGCAAGCTGACCCAGCTTGGAAGGTGTTGTCCCTTCGATACTTTAACCCTGTTGGAGCGCACCACTCCGGTAAACTAGGTGAAGACCCCAAAGGAATTCCAAATAACTTGATGCCATATATTGCGCAG GTTGCAGTTGGTAGAAGGAAACACCTCAATGTTTATGGCACTGACTTTTCAACAGTAGATGGCACTGGTGTACGTGATTATGTCCACGTGGTTGACGTTGCTAAAGGTCACACTGCGGCTTTGAGTGCACTGTCTTCATTTAAGTCTGGCTTTCGGGCTTACAACTTGGGTTCAGGGAAAGGAACATCTGTTCTTGAAATGGTCAGTGCTTTTGAAAAAGCATCCGGTGTTCAAATTCCAATTGTGGAGGCCAACCGTCGACCAGGTGACACAGCCATATTCTACTGTGACCCACAACGTGCATTAAAAGAGTTAGGTTGGAAAACAGAGCGATCTGTGCATGACATGTGTGAAGATCTGTGGAGGTTCCAGAAGAAAAATCCCAACGGTTACGTGTCTGATTGTAAAGAAAATTGA
- the LOC143449954 gene encoding FERRY endosomal RAB5 effector complex subunit 3-like — protein MDSVDHGDRMFQFSFSSGRNKQPRTLNVPVNVTDMKINEVPEFTARLLNFHNIPCFVGPGLNSSLTKFIKDECSELKNRRSSDCLAMIKENPNLIETIAKSLAEKYEKTWLRYSVPVSSNLNEFPLAYHYLIHSPAMQILLKLEKKYHSDLAKILVNKEQSLTKMQERHQLEMSRACEHVGFAYSNDDVTILASKHLEDAERLQSHWKNEYLTVTNNQKSKFRELVINLHKEMQGNNGRLDDSGPAYNKMKQIIDETVSVMRSSNGNTLFNNEEAGRSPNVSSTTGSTGTLMEESFTINLGAQLKTMHNIRLIVTDALNFCHYSDEGEMEAQRFQTAMSLYSSSLSALVILTDNRLGYNSSIQKEFSTICHSSTEFHFDSLKEQLAEIEKHAKQCENFDSSDEMKSEEETSFRLKDGDFYITKHSNLSQVHLVFHLVADEAKLQTKASLTNVTSRHPVVMSLRQILKVASSCDVRTITIPLLLTHELTEEITFQWCVKRAELVMKCMKGFMMEMAAWDGGVSRTVQFVVPPGVSEEVFDKIRCNLPEVFRTTTTRDLTRKKLLSR, from the exons ATGGATAGTGTCGATCACGGTGATCGTAtgtttcaattttctttttcatctgGCCGCAACAAGCAACCTCGGACATTGAACGTCCCTGTGAACGTGACTGATATGAAGATAAACGAAGTTCCAGAATTTACGGCTCGATTATTAAACTTCCATAATATTCCGTGCTTTGTCGGACCAG gaTTAAATTCCTCTTTGACAAAGTTTATCAAAGATGAGTGTTCAGAATTAAAGAACAGAAGATCATCGGATTGTCTGGCAATGATAAAAGAAAATCCCAATTTAATCGAGACCATTGCTAAATCGTTAGctgaaaaatatgaaaag ACCTGGTTGCGGTATTCTGTGCCAGTATCGAGCAATTTAAATGAGTTTCCCCTCGCGTACCACTACCTCATCCACTCCCCTGCCATGCAGATTCTGCTGAAACTTGAAAAGAAATATCATTCCGACCTCGCCAAG ATTTTAGTGAACAAGGAACAGTCATTAACTAAAATGCAAGAGCGCCACCAACTGGAAATGTCAAGAGCGTGCGAGCATGTTGGGTTTGCATATTcaaatgatgacgtcacaatactCGCATCAAAGCATTTGGAGGACGCAGAG CGGTTGCAGTCACACTGGAAGAATGAATATCTCACTGTAACCAACAATCAAAAGAGTAAATTTCGTGAATTGGTCATAAACCTGCATAAAGAAATGCAAGGAAATAACGGCCGCCTTGATGATAGTGGACCAGCCTA TAATAAAATGAAGCAAATCATTGATGAGACCGTATCGGTTATGAGGTCAAGCAATGGAAATACGTTATTCAACAACGAAGAAGCTGGAAGATCTCCAAATGTGTCTTCGACAACTGGCAGCACTGGCACACTTATGGAAGAAAGTTTCACCATTAATCTTGGTGCCCAGCTTAAGACGATGCACAACATTCGGCTGATTGTTACTGACGCATTGAATTTTTGCCATTATTCTGATGAAGG GGAAATGGAGGCACAAAGATTCCAGACAGCAATGTCACTTTATTCGAGTTCTCTCTCAGCACTTGTCATTCTGACAGATAACAGGCTTGGCTACAATAGCAGTATACAGAAAG AGTTTTCAACCATATGTCATTCCTCCACTGAATTTCACTTCGACTCACTGAAGGAACAGCTTGCTGAGATAGAGAAGCACGCCAAACAGTGTGAAAATTTCGATTCCAGTGACGA aaTGAAATCGGAAGAAGAAACCTCTTTTCGTTTAAAAGACGGCGATTTCTACATAACAAAACATTCCAATTTATCTCAAGTCCACTTGGTTTTCCACTTGGTTGCCGACGAGGCAAAGCTTCAGACGAAGGCTTCACTCACGAATGTAACATCCAGGCATCCTGTTGTCATGAGTCTGCGACAGATTCTGAAA GTGGCGTCAAGCTGTGACGTAAGAACCATCACAATACCATTGCTACTGACCCATGAACTTACAGAAGAAATAACGTTCCAGTGGTGCGTGAAAAGAGCCGAATTAGTGATGAAATGCATGAAAG GATTTATGATGGAGATGGCCGCTTGGGATGGGGGAGTGTCAAGGACGGTCCAGTTTGTTGTCCCGCCAGGAGTTTCGGAAGAAGTGTTTGACAAGATTCGATGCAATCTCCCAGAAGTGTTTCGCACAACCACAACTCGAGATTTAACTAGAAAGAAATTGTTGTCAAGATAG
- the LOC143449953 gene encoding UV-stimulated scaffold protein A-like, translated as MGEQLELSLAQELEALIEKLVTSGESSLAKPTIKKIKSHCKKNNKCVEHVFHLLLTHLEKDHSEIRFSAFQIASELFSRSHLFRTMLLDSFQTFMDLTVETDFDNPLPPPKITADKLKLEALTTIRGWNDKYGIAYRKLKRGFDYLKHVKKINFDQLQNINQTYAQQFRLNQQQIVNATKLDKVVKEIDSNLWEVEACVAEINNGLKLIVPTFLEEDIPSVENSAASNSPQSSGKSGNNTQDRQAYGLPDRGYTLQLNLAEISTINVTQTSDNKAVFARIKDCIKSANRIHLPRLREWLTTGGKCGAPPETMRKLVDVKDTMQKCLDKYNELNGDCESDEEDFDDFIEVPEASSTKRFKSKVSLKAAKKEKLKRSSDTNIWKPLRSDNSMNDPTSYQYALAKQAESRKRAKKEDNFSSQLPRKKEFPAKKSTSHNGTPKKDPLKEKAPVVPFGHDLLTWDKERFKELRQNLKLGATKELDIGHRFWSGHSASEGDSGVSDAALNSLTSRTIEFTGTFEAVIKSCRAPLSNGKLCPRKDRHKCPFHGKIIDRDVLGNPVSSDQPSTSSFMDRPASSDWQDPSFLRDVHAGLGGKIDLSLKRKKGKKKSENGLTNLKTVKNTSRGRLQKKVLQPSSLKRVNETLNQLDMKRNFDKFGNNFNYALH; from the coding sequence ATGGGGGAACAATTGGAATTATCGTTGGCTCAAGAGTTAGAAGCCTTGATCGAAAAACTTGTAACAAGCGGAGAATCATCTTTGGCTaaacctacaataaaaaaaatcaagtcCCActgcaagaaaaataacaaatgtgTTGAGCAcgtttttcatcttttgctgACACATTTAGAAAAAGACCACAGTGAAATTCGTTTTTCGGCTTTTCAAATTGCGAGTGAACTGTTCTCAAGGTCTCATTTGTTTCGGACGATGCTGTTGGACAGTTTCCAAACATTTATGGACTTAACTGTGGAAACAGATTTTGATAATCCTCTTCCTCCCCCAAAAATCACAGCGGACAAATTGAAATTAGAAGCACTCACCACAATTCGTGGCTGGAATGATAAATATGGAATCGCATATCGGAAACTTAAGCGTGGCTTTGACTATCTAAAACAtgtgaaaaaaataaacttcgaTCAGTTGCAAAACATCAATCAAACTTATGCTCAACAATTTCGGTTAAACCAACAGCAAATTGTTAATGCTACCAAGCTTGATAAGGTTGTAAAGGAAATTGACTCCAACCTATGGGAAGTCGAAGCTTGTGTTGCGGAAATAAATAACGGCTTGAAACTAATTGTACCCACTTTTCTTGAGGAGGATATTCCTTCTGTCGAAAACTCTGCTGCGAGTAACAGTCCTCAGTCAAGCGGTAAATCTGGAAATAATACTCAAGATCGTCAAGCATATGGTTTGCCGGATCGAGGATATACTCTACAACTTAATCTGGCTGAGATATCTACTATAAATGTAACACAGACGTCGGACAACAAAGCTGTATTTGCTCGAATAAAAGACTGCATTAAATCTGCAAATCGTATTCATCTGCCTCGTCTTCGTGAGTGGTTGACTACAGGTGGAAAATGTGGTGCTCCTCCGGAGACCATGCGGAAACTCGTGGATGTGAAAGATACTATGCAAAAATGTCTGGATAAGTATAATGAGTTAAACGGTGATTGTGAGAGTGATGAGGAAGattttgatgattttattGAAGTCCCAGAAGCATCCAGCACAAAACGCTTCAAATCAAAAGTATCTTTAAAAGCAGCTaagaaagaaaaactaaaaagaTCCAGTGATACGAACATTTGGAAACCTCTGAGAAGTGACAATAGCATGAACGATCCCACTTCGTACCAATATGCTCTAGCAAAGCAAGCTGAAAGCCGTAAGCGAGCTAAAAAAGAGGACAATTTTTCATCACAACTTCCCCGGAAAAAAGAGTTTCCTGCCAAAAAGTCAACTTCTCATAATGGAACGCCGAAGAAAGATCCCCTGAAAGAAAAAGCCCCCGTTGTTCCGTTTGGTCACGATCTTCTGACCTGGGACAAGGAACGTTTCAAAGAACTGAGACAGAACCTGAAACTTGGTGCAACAAAAGAGCTTGACATTGGGCATAGATTTTGGTCCGGACATTCTGCGAGTGAAGGCGACAGTGGAGTCTCCGATGCTGCATTAAACTCATTAACTTCGCGAACTATCGAATTTACCGGGACGTTTGAAGCTGTCATAAAAAGCTGCCGTGCTCCATTATCTAATGGCAAGCTGTGTCCTCGCAAAGATCGCCATAAGTGCCCTTTTCATGGAAAAATTATTGATAGAGATGTACTTGGAAACCCGGTGTCATCCGATCAACCCAGCACATCATCTTTCATGGATCGACCTGCATCCAGTGATTGGCAGGATCCATCCTTCCTTAGGGATGTTCACGCTGGTCTAGGAGGAAAAATAGATCTTTCTCTGAAGAGGAAGAAAGGCAAAAAGAAATCGGAAAACGGTTTAACAAACTTAAAAACTGTAAAGAATACGAGTCGTGGTCGATTGCAGAAGAAAGTTCTTCAGCCTTCCAGTTTAAAACGAGTCAATGAAACACTGAATCAGTTGGACATGAAGcgaaattttgacaaatttggCAACAACTTTAATTATGCTTTGCATTGa
- the LOC143449713 gene encoding uncharacterized protein LOC143449713, which yields MQSFSNRNWHYNLIFKKTLENFLKGSFPLKRKVRIMNGRFLFSLLVICFLAYSAECQELRPISLGPIVGHRIYFWRRHYTYRIIRICTWRCYCLKLPNPFTFQSSAFPVPVSSSQCLSSVRRPVERPRQIFETKA from the exons ATGCAGTCATTTTCGAATAGAAATTGGCATTACAACTTGATATTTAAGAaaactttggaaaattttttaaaag gTTCGTTTCCTCTTAAAAGAAAAGTTAGAATCATGAATGGAAGATTTTTATTCTCGTTGTTGGTGATTTGCTTCCTGGCATATTCAGCTGAATGTCAAGAGCTAAGACCCATTTCCCTTGGTCCCATCGTCGGTCATCGAA tttatttttggaGACGTCATTACACCTACAGAATAATCAGAATCTGCACATGGAGATGCTATTGCCTGAAATTGCCTAATCCATTCACCTTCCAATCATCGGCTTTTCCTGTCCCG GTTTCGTCTTCTCAATGTCTATCAAGCGTCCGAAGACCTGTTGAACGGCCCAGACAaatctttgaaacaaaagcataa
- the LOC143449497 gene encoding uncharacterized protein LOC143449497 isoform X1, whose translation MQSFSNRNWHYNLIFKKTLESFLKGSFPLKRKVRIMNGRFLFSLLVICFLAYSAECQELRPISIGPIVGHRIYFWRPHYTYRIIRICTWRCYCLKLPNPFTFQSSAFPVPVSSSQCLSSVRRPVERPRQIFETKA comes from the exons ATGCAGTCATTTTCTAATAGAAATTGGCATTACAACTTGATATTTAAGAAAactttggaaagttttttaaaag GTTCGTTTCCTCTTAAAAGAAAAGTTAGAATCATGAATGGAAGATTTTTATTCTCGTTGTTGGTGATTTGCTTCCTGGCATATTCAGCTGAATGTCAAGAGCTAAGACCCATTTCCATTGGTCCCATCGTCGGTCATCGAA tttatttttggaGACCTCATTACACCTACAGGATAATCAGAATCTGCACATGGAGATGCTATTGCCTGAAATTGCCTAATCCATTCACCTTCCAATCATCGGCTTTTCCTGTCCCG GTTTCGTCTTCTCAATGTCTATCAAGCGTCCGAAGACCTGTTGAACGGCCCAGACAaatctttgaaacaaaagcataa